The genomic interval TATTTTTCTTCTTTCATTTAAGATTTCTGTAATCCTGTTAGTGGGAACACTGAGGCTCTTGGCAAATGCACTGGCTGAAATATTCAGGCCGTCAAGTTCTTCTCGCAGTATTTCTCCGGGGTGTACCGGGGGCAATTTGTTTTCCATCTAAGGATATCCTGATCTTACTCCCTGTAGCCTGTGCATATCTGTGCAGGCTCCTCAAGCTGGGCATAGACCCGCCGGATTCAAGTCTGGCTACGGTAGACTGAGTGGTTCCCATCCTTTCAGCAATCTGCTGTTGTGTAAGCCCTGCCCTTATCCTGGCTTTAATCAGTTCCCTGGCAAACTGAAATTCATCTTCCATATCTGCGTAGGCTTTGGCATACTCGGGGTCACCGTTCATCATTTCTTTGTGTTTTTGTTCTAAAGTTTTACCCATCCTGTACCTCCATGGCTCTTTTCTGAGCAATCTTCAATTCTCTTTGGGGCAAATTGTTAGATTTCTTGATGAAACACCTGAGTATCAGGATTTTCCTGCCGCTGGCTGTGATGTACAGGCTTCTGCCCTGTTGTGCTCTTATCTCCCAGATCTTATCCTGTACCGGCCTTGTATATGGCATTCCCACACTGTGGAGACCAAATTCTTTTATCAGGTTCATGATTTGAACAGTTTTAGCTCGAACCTCTGCAGGGAAAGATTCAAACTCTGCCTCAACAGTTTCATCTAAAAATTCTATGCTTCAAGTCTGCATTTAGACTCTTCATACTTTTTTTGCTATACAGTCAAGCACTGGCAAGACATTTTAGCCCATTTCCAAAAATGGAAAATGGTGCCAGGTTTATTTTTCATGACTAGCCTCGCCCCTCCCGCTAACCATCTCTTCACCCCTCAAACCCCAGGCCAAGGAGTCTCTGATGGGCCGCATTCCTCGCTTCGTCCGCTACGACCCAGTTAAGCCAGCCTTTGGCTGAGACCTTTGGTCTGCTTAACCGGGCAAGCCAGCCAACCGCCTACCCGAGTTGAATCCAGCTTCGCTGGGCCTTGCGGCATTCAACCGAGCAAGCCACATCATGTCCCGCACCGCCCTGGAGTGTATTCGATGAAGAGGCTAGCCGGTGATGCGATGGGCGGTTAATTGTTGTTTATTATCAGGCTTCTGGATGTAGCCAGTTGAGCCATAAACCAATTGGGAAGTGTATTGACTGACCGGCAAGCTGCGGATATTTTGCAGTCAATTTGATTGCAAAGGAGGCCGCCATGCAAATGACTATCCGTGTCCCTGATGAGTTCATGGAGCAGGTAAATCATATTTCCTTACGGACCGGTCTAAAAAAATCAGACATTGCGAGATTAGCCATCAAGGATTTTCTCGAACGATTTGATTTCCAAGACCAAGAAGTAAAGCCAATCCAGAATGCTTCAGATCTGATTGGCGTTGTCCGCAGTGGCATTTCTGACCTGGGGCGTAATCACCGCCGCTATATTCTGGAAGGAATTAAGGGTCGCGAAACGTGAATGCTTTGTTGGATACTGGCCCTTGGGTCGCACTCATTGATTCCAGTGAAGAATCGCATGGAAAATGCGTTGAATGGTTTAGCGAATTTAGAGGCAAGCTTTACTCTACGGAGCCCGTACTGACCGAGGTTCTCTACCTCCTAAACTTTTCCCTGAAAGCCCAGCATGCGTGCATGGACTACGTCCTTAGAGGCATTGTCACTCTCGTGCCAACAGATGTCCAAGCTTTGAAATCCGCCAGGATGCTTATGAGCAAATATGCTGACCTGCCCATGGATTTTGCTGATGCAACTCTCGTCCTTCTTGCTTCTGAATCCCAGATTTTGAATATTGTTACCTTGGATCATAGAGATTTCGGTGTGTATCGAACTCTCACAAAAAAATCTTTTCAAATTTTTCCATAGACAACATCCACGACACATTTTTCCGGGAGCCACGGCCCCACCATGCCCCAAGAATCCCACGACCATCAATGGAATAGTGCCAGGTTTATTTTTCATGACTAGCCTCGCCCCTCCCGCTAACCATCTCTTCACCCCTCAAACCCCAGACCAAGGAGTCGCTGATGGGCCGCATTCCCCGCTTCGTCCGCCACGACCCAGTTAAGCCAGCCTTTGGCTGAGACCTTTGGTCTGCTTAACCGGGCAAGCCAGCCAACCGCCTACCCGAGTTGAATCCAGCTTCGCTGGGCCTTGCGGCATTCAACCAGGCAAGCCACATCATGTCCCGCACCGCCCTGGACGGCTTCCCCTTGCAGGACATTGAGAAAGACCACCTGATGGCTACGGTTGCCAGGCTGTGCAAGGTCTATTTTGTTGATCTGCTTGGCTTCTGTCTTTACCCTGTTAAATACGGCTACGCTGTAGACCCGCGGTCTATTTAACAGGGTAAATGGGCAACCACTTCCACCTGGTTGTCCGGATGAACCCGGCAGACGACCTGACCGACGAGGACATCTCCGAACGCTACAAACTGCTCTACGGCAAGGAATCCAGGATCATCCCCTGCCAGGTCGACGACTTCCGCAACCGCTTGACCAGCCTTGGGGAGACTTCGTGAAGGACATCAAGCAGGGATTTACCCGGTTAAATGCTGCGTAGCAGCCCCCCGCACATAGTTCTGCCATCTCCACACACAAGCCATCAATAACACAATAGTTTCCATACTCGGCCTATCGCTCTACAGTGTGGAGAGTTCGTCACGGTGGATTTCAATCCAAGCCTGAACAAGTTTCATCTGCTTTCCCGGGAGTTGACCCGCCAATATCTGACCGTCGTCAATGACTACTGAATCCTTGACCTCTTGATAACGGACATCGTGTGAGTGCCTGTCCCGAAGAAGACGTCGGAAAACACTGTGAGCAGAGCAGGGGGCTTTGGCATGCGGGTCTTACGAAAACCGAATCATATCGTCGTCAAACTGGACGGCGGCCTGTATCTGCCTGGCGCCGGTCTTGACGTCGAGTTGCTTCCTGATCTGAGCCAGCTTGGCGAACAGGCCCATGTTGGGCATGGAGAACAGTTGGGCGTAGGCCAGGGGCAATGCCTGGGTTTTGCGTAGGTGCAAAAAGGCTTCGTCGCTCAGGGAGTGCAATTTGCCGTCGTCCACCCGGTACAGGTCCGGGATGCTTACCTCGATGTTGTCGATTTTCACCTTCACGGGCCAGGGAATGATCAATCCGGCGTCGGCCAAAGCGGACACTGCCTGGTCTGTTGCGGTGCGGTTCTGCTCCACCTTGGTCAGAAAGTCCTTCACGTCGGTCACGGCCTTGGAGAGTTGGCCTTTGTCGTCAAAAAACAGTTCACCGTCTGTTTCCGAAATCAGGCCGGAGGCTTCGTCAACACAAAGCCGCATCTTGTCCGTTCCGGGAATTCTGGCCAGACAGAAGGGATGGCCCCGAAAAAAGGAAGGGACATATCCGCCCAGCCACCGACCCGCCGCGTCGATGAACAGATTTTGTCCGGCAATGGGCGAGAGCAGACACGTCAGGGTGTAGATATTACCTTGTCTGGTGAAGGCCAAAGCCAGGCTCTTGATGGCACTGGCAAGTTCTGCGGCGACCACGGGCGCCTGATGAGTTGAGGATGTGAACTGAAAAGATGTGAAGCGTATCCAGTATTTATTGGAATGGGTTTCTTCGGATAAAGGGGTAATGTTTGGCATATGGGGTCCTCAGGTTTACAAAAGCGGGCGGGATTTGGCCCAAGAAGATTGATGAACGTATACTGCTCCATTCATACGTGCGAATCGCCGGGTAATGTCTGATGCTGCGGGTGCAGGGGGCCAAGGCTCCCCTCCAACCACACCAGCCGGGCTTTCACGGAAGAGATCAACGTGCGCAATTGTCCAGTTCCATGCCTCAAAGTTTAGCGGCCACAGTCAAAAAATCGTTCTGCCTTGTGACCGTAAAGCCGCAATCCTCCAGGAGTGTCTTCATGCGGGCGGGTTTGAAAACATGGAGCAAACCGGCGTCATTTCGGTTATTCGAACAAAAAATCATGATCACGCCTCTAGGATTCAGCAGAAGAAATACAAACCTGGCACAATTATTGGTCGAGGTGATTGAGGGGTGAAGTGATGGTTAGCGGGAGGGGCGGGGCTAGTCAAGAAAAGTAAACCTGGCACTATTCCTTTTGGCGGAAGGGGAGGGGGATTGTTTATCTCAGGTGGAAGGCAAAAAGGAAAGGGGAGCTCGGTGGCTTCCCCTTCACTGAGTTCTATTTTTGAACAAACGCCTTCAATTGTCATTGAACACCTCGTCAACGCTCTTGGCGTCCAGGATACGTTCGGCCCAGAGGTTGAGTTGCTCGGGCGTGGCTTTTCGGAGGCGTTCCTGGATATGGAAGTCCAGAATGTTCTGGCCGAAGCGTTTGTTGACGAGGCGTTGGAGCATGTCTTGGCGGCCTATTACCTCACCTTCAGTGCGACCATCTTGCTTCCATTGCTCAGCGGAACACAGTCCAACCACAACGGCAACAAATGGTGGCAGTTATTTTGGATGGTTCAGAACTGTTTGACCAATAGCAAAGCCTGCCTTCCGGCCTCCCTTCGGTGTAGGGGCGACCGACGGGGCGCCCCTATGACCTGCCATGGACAACCGTACTCGAAAGTGTCAAACATTGTTTTCGTCAAAGTGAACCATCCCAGTTTTTCATCGTTGAACCGGTTGTTGACGTCGCAGGCCGATTGTCAGCAAGCTGGCTCATAATCTTCCAGGAATGCAATGAAAGCACTGATTCTCGCCGCTGGAACGGGCAAGCGAGTCCGCTCTGCCCAAAACATCATAAATAAGTGTCTTTACGAGGTCTCCGGCATGCCCCTCATTGAACACGCCTTGAGGACTGCCGCGATTTTGGACGAATTAGATGAAATCATTCTTGTCGTAGGGTACCAGGCAGAGTCCATCATCAATAGATATGGCACATCCTATCTGGGAAAAAAAATCACCTATAGAATACAAAGCCGCCCCAAGGGGGTCCTGGATGCTCTCAACGTGGCATCAAGTGATCTTGAAGGAGATGATTTCATGCTATTTTTTGGCAATGAGACCGTCTTCTCCGGAAGGCATCAGGAGATGATTGATATGTTCCTGAAAGAGAACGCCGATGCCGTCTGTGGCCTCGTCAGGCCCATTGACCCGACACGGGTCGTCAGGACCTATGCCGTAATTCTGGATGCGCACGGTGTGATCTCGCGTTTGATTGAGCGACCGGTAAAGATCCTGAATGAATGGCAGGGTACAGGATATTGTGTCCTGAAAAACAGCGTGCTGAAACATATATCTCGTGTCCCGGTTCATCCGGTCGCGGGGGAACAGACATTGCCGGACTTGCTCCAAAACGTCGTGGACCAGGGAGGCCTGGTCAGGGGCTTTCACCTGGCGGATGATTACCTGAGTATTCTCACTCGGGATGATCTGGAGATGTTGGCCGATATTGAAATAGGGCACGAAACCGGGCCGGAACGCTCTCTTCTCTATCGTCAATAAATACTTTTCATCAGGTGTTTACGCCCATTGAGAACAGCAACAGGCCTCTTGGGTTATAATCGTCAACCCAGGGCGTTGCCCTGGGCTAACTAATATGTCGCCCCGTTGGGGCTTCAGAAAAGCCCTGTAAGGGCGTACTAACGTAGCCCAGAGCAACGCCCTGGGTAAAACGCCCCCCAACAATTATAGCCCTGAAAGGGCGGCCTATAATGATGCAACGCAGGCCAAAATAGAGCGATGCTCCTCTTGGAACGTCGGCAAATTTGAATAGTCAACCTCAATCAGTATGTCTGTCGGCAGCCTCTGGACGGTCTTGATGTCTTCAAGGCGTCGAATAGGCTCTGCCGCATAGGTCACAAGGGGACTGATCGCCAAGCACGTTCCCCTAGTCTTTCCCGAAGACGGAAATCCAATACAAGAATGATGGTTGTGCCAGGATCTACTTTTCAGTATGTACTTTCTAGGATCCAGTATTATACAATCAACAAAAAGCGGTATATCCAAAATCGTGTTACGGGGGCTGCAGGGGCGAGAACAAAATTCCCTGGGTTGGCTCCTGATGGAGTTGATCAAAGCACCAAGATTTGCTAAATAAAAAGTATCCACGCATGAGATTGCTGGGGCAAAATTTATTACGTACTTGACAGTGGACAGATGACAAGAGAAATAAGTCAGTAGAAGCAATGAACTGATAATTCGCCCTTGTGCCGAAAAGCTGCCAAAGGACATTTTGTCCTGACATCTGTGCAAGCTTATTAACCTATGAAGGAGTTTTTCGATGAATCACATTTTTGCGGACGGAATG from Desulfonatronum thioautotrophicum carries:
- a CDS encoding type II toxin-antitoxin system VapC family toxin, which produces MNALLDTGPWVALIDSSEESHGKCVEWFSEFRGKLYSTEPVLTEVLYLLNFSLKAQHACMDYVLRGIVTLVPTDVQALKSARMLMSKYADLPMDFADATLVLLASESQILNIVTLDHRDFGVYRTLTKKSFQIFP
- a CDS encoding SapC family protein, which codes for MPNITPLSEETHSNKYWIRFTSFQFTSSTHQAPVVAAELASAIKSLALAFTRQGNIYTLTCLLSPIAGQNLFIDAAGRWLGGYVPSFFRGHPFCLARIPGTDKMRLCVDEASGLISETDGELFFDDKGQLSKAVTDVKDFLTKVEQNRTATDQAVSALADAGLIIPWPVKVKIDNIEVSIPDLYRVDDGKLHSLSDEAFLHLRKTQALPLAYAQLFSMPNMGLFAKLAQIRKQLDVKTGARQIQAAVQFDDDMIRFS
- a CDS encoding ribbon-helix-helix protein, CopG family — encoded protein: MQMTIRVPDEFMEQVNHISLRTGLKKSDIARLAIKDFLERFDFQDQEVKPIQNASDLIGVVRSGISDLGRNHRRYILEGIKGRET
- a CDS encoding helix-turn-helix domain-containing protein, with amino-acid sequence MGKTLEQKHKEMMNGDPEYAKAYADMEDEFQFARELIKARIRAGLTQQQIAERMGTTQSTVARLESGGSMPSLRSLHRYAQATGSKIRISLDGKQIAPGTPRRNTARRT
- a CDS encoding sugar phosphate nucleotidyltransferase: MKALILAAGTGKRVRSAQNIINKCLYEVSGMPLIEHALRTAAILDELDEIILVVGYQAESIINRYGTSYLGKKITYRIQSRPKGVLDALNVASSDLEGDDFMLFFGNETVFSGRHQEMIDMFLKENADAVCGLVRPIDPTRVVRTYAVILDAHGVISRLIERPVKILNEWQGTGYCVLKNSVLKHISRVPVHPVAGEQTLPDLLQNVVDQGGLVRGFHLADDYLSILTRDDLEMLADIEIGHETGPERSLLYRQ
- a CDS encoding type II toxin-antitoxin system RelE/ParE family toxin, which encodes MEFLDETVEAEFESFPAEVRAKTVQIMNLIKEFGLHSVGMPYTRPVQDKIWEIRAQQGRSLYITASGRKILILRCFIKKSNNLPQRELKIAQKRAMEVQDG